In Pseudonocardia sp. DSM 110487, the sequence CCCTCGATGCCCTCCGGCACGAGCTTGTCCTCGCTGAGCACGTCGTCCTGGGCGTACCGGTCCTTCGAGTAGGACTTGGTGTCGCCGCGGGACCGCATGGCACCGAGCGAGCCCATGCCGCGGTAGACCTTGAACTGCTTGCCCCCGACGAGGATCACCTCACCCGGCGACTCGGCCGTGCCCGCGAGCAGGCTCCCGAGCATCACGGTGGACGCCCCGGCCACGATCGCCTTGGTGATGTCGCCGGAGTACTGGATGCCGCCGTCGCCGATCACCGGCACGCCGGCGGCCGCGCACGCCTGCGCCGCCTCGTAGATCGCTGTGATCTGCGGCGCACCGACGCCTGCCACCACGCGGGTGGTGCAGATCGAGCCAGGGCCGACGCCGACCTTGACGGCGTCGGCGCCCGCCTCGACGAGAGCTGCGGCGCCCGCGCGGGTGGCGACGTTGCCGCCGACCACGTCGACGTTGTGGCCGACCTCTGCCTTGAGCTTGGCGACGGTCTCCAGCACGCGCCGCGAGTGGCCGTGGGCGGTGTCGACGATCAGCACGTCGACCCCGGCGTCGACCAGGTTCATCGCGCGCGCGTACCCCTCGTCCCCGACGCCGACCGCGGCCGCGACCACGAGCCGGCCGTCCGGGTCCTTCGTGGCGAGCGGGTACTTCTCCGTCTTGTTGAAGTCCTTGATCGTGATGAGGCCGCGCAGGATCCCGTCACCGTCGATGATCGGCAGCTTCTCCAGCTTGTGGCGGCGCAGCAGCCCGAGCGCGGCCTCCGCGGTGACTCCGACCCGCGCGGTGATCAGCGGGGCGTGCGTCATGACCTCGTGCACCGGCCGGGAGTGGTCCATCTCGAACCGCATGTCCCGGTTGGTGATGATCCCGACGAGGCGTCCGCCCGCGTCGGTGACCGGCACCCCGGAGATCCGGAACTTGGCGCACAGCGCGTCGACGTCGGCCAGCGTGTCGTCCGGCGAGCACGTGACCGGGTCGGTGACCATCCCGGCCTCCGACCGCTTCACGACCTCGACCTGTGCTGCCTGCTCCTCCGGTGACAGGTTGCGGTGCAGTACTCCCAATCCGCCTGCCCTTGCCATCGCGATCGCCATCCGGGACTCGGTGACGGTGTCCATCGGGGAGGACACGATCGGCACCTTCAGCCGGACGCGGCGGGTGACCTGTGTGCTCGTGTCTGCCGCGCTCGGCACGACGTCGGACTCTGCGGGCAGCAGCAACACATCGTCGAACGTCAGGCCCAGCATCGCGAACTTGGGGGCCAGTTCCTGGCTCGCGGCCTCGGTCGTCATCGCCACCATCCCGTCTCGCCTAATGACCCCGTCCGTCCATCGTATCTGCGGGTGTCGGGCCGATCACGAGGGTCGTACGAGGCCTTTGCCCGCGCCTGATCATCCGCTGGCAGCGGCGCGGGCCCGTGTGGTCGGCCCGGCGGGTCTCACGTGCGAGTATCGTGAGGTTCGTGTCACGTGATGCGCTGCCACCGGACCCGTTCGCCGGAGATCCGCACGACCCCGCGCTGTCGCTCGATGGCCCGGAGACCGTCGAGCAGGACTCGCTGAGCGAGGCCGAGCGCGACGAAGTGGTGGCCGACCTCGCCGATCTCGCCGTTTACCAGGCACTCCTCGAGGCCCGTGGAGTGCGCGGCATCGTCGTCGACTGCGGCGACTGCGGCGAGCAGCACTTCCACGAGTGGAGCCTGCTGCGCTCCAGCCTCCAGCAGCTGCTCGACGAGGGTCAGATGCGTCCCCACGAGCCGGCCTTCGACCCCGACCCCACCAACTACGTCACATGGGAGTACTGCCGCGGCTACGCCGACGCGGTGCTCTCCGACTCCTGACGGCACCGACCACTACGACGAAGCCCCCGATCTCCACCGGATCGGGGGCTTCGTCGTGTTCGAGATCAGTTGCTGGTGGGGGGAGGTTCCTCGCCGTCCGCGCTCGGGCCACCGGTATCAGGTGCCTCACCATCGCCCTCGTCGTTCTGTGGCGGTGGCGGTGACGTGGTGGGGTCGGGCTTGCCCTCCGAGGTGGCAGGCGGGTTGCCGGTCGGCTCGTCCGGCCTGCCTTCGCCGTTCCCGTTGCCGGGCGCCTGGGTGGGCCGGCTGGTGGGCGCCGAGCTGGGGTCCTCCGGGGCGACCGCTGCCCGCCGCGGGTCGGCGGTGGGGCGGGTGGTGGGCGCGCCGGTGTTCTCGTCGGGCGTGCTGGCGACCTCGGGCCCCGGCTGTCCCTCACCCGTGGCCGACGACGGGTCCGACTCTTCGGTGGTGGTCGTGGCGTCCTCGGACTCCGACGGCCGCGACTCCCGCACGCTCTCCGGCACCCGCCGGGACGGCTGCGTGGCGAGCGGCGACGCCGGGTTCACCTTCGTGCCCTCCGGGGTCTCGGCCGCCTTCGCCTGGAGGAAGTCCTGTGCCTCCGCCAGCTCGTCCTGCCCCTCCTGGGGACGCACGACCTGGAGGTCCTTCTCGGCGTGCGCGAGCTCCTGCGCGGCGAGCACCGGCTGCCCCGACGCGAGCGCGTCCTTGGCGTTCTCGATCCGCTCCTCGACGCGGGTGGCCGCCTCCACCGATTCGGCCCGCTCGCTGTAGAGCACCTTCGAGATGCCCCACAGTGCGTCGTCCGGCCGGGCATTGTAGGAGGTGACCGACACCCCACCGATCGCGAGCACGAGGAAGGCAGCGGCCGCCGCGACCGGCACCAGGTGCCGGGTGCGCCCGGACGGTGGGCGCGCGGCGAGCACCGTGGACACGGCCGTGTCGACGTCGACGAGCTCAGGGATCGGATCGCCGTCCACGTCCGCTTTCCACGCGGCGAGGATCGCGGCGACCCGATCGTCGGCGTCGTAGCCGCCCACGCCGGGGGCCGACACGGACATTCCGGCGGCGAGCGCGTTGATGAGCTCGTCGTCGGCCTGCACCGCGACCAGGTCGACCGGCTCGGCGAGCTCGCCGAAGGCGACGGGCTGTGCCTGCATGTCAGAGGGCTTCGACCCGTTGGTGCCGTTGTGGCCCCCGTTGTGGTCGTTGCGGCCGCCGCCAAAGGGGTGGCGCGTGTCGTCGGGCACTCAGACCACCTCCTCCTCGGGCATCGACTTCCGCAGGCGCGCGAGCGCCCTGTGCTGTGCCACCCGGACCGCTCCCGGGGTGGAACCGACGGCCTCCGCCGTCTCCTCGGCCGACAGACCGACGACCACGCGCAGCACGAGGATCTCCCGCTGCTTGTCGGGGAGCGTGTCGAGCAGCTTGCCCATCTCGCTCGACAGTTCGATTCGAAGCGCGCGCTGTTCGGGTCCATCGGCCGACTCGACCGCGTCCGGGATGTCCGCAACCGGCTCCGACTTGTTCCGGGTGGCCGCCCGGTGTGCGTCGATCACCTTGTGGGAGGCGATCCCGTACACGAACGCAAGGAACGGGCGTCCCTGCACGCGGTATCCGGGCAAGGCCGTGAGCACGGCCAAACACACCTCCTGTGCAACGTCGTCGGCGGAGACCGACGACCTGTCCACTCGACCCAGACGTGCCCGGCAGTAGCGCACGACCATGGGCCGGATGAGCGCAATCAGTGTCCCGACTGCCTGGTGGTCGCCCGTCATGGCACGGGCCACCAGTTCGTCGGGTACGTCTGTCTGCTCACTCATCGCGGACCGTGGTACGCGCGTTACGGAACATCTTCGGCATCATCCGTTCGTGAGGCTGACCACGGAGAGTGTTCAACCGTGCCTCATTACGGACCACCGTAGCGAAGCCGCTCGGCGGACCGGGATGGGCTACTTCGTCTGTTGAGGTAGACGCACGATGGAGGCTCTGGGTTGCCGAATCCGGACGATTACCACCCGATCGGGTGCTCAAGCCGCCGCGGGGAGGCGACACCGCGGGGGACGGAAGCGTGTCGTCGCGCACAGCGATCGACGGGCAGCGTGGTGCGGAGGAGTGGCTCGGGAGGGCAACCGGAGTGCAGCGACGGCGATCCGGCGGAGACGATCGAGCAGAGAGCGCGAGCGGGAGCGGCGCCTCAGGGCGCCGCTCCCCGCGCTCGTCGTCCCTCTCTCGTCAGGAGACGAGACCCCTGCGGAAGCCATGGGCGACGGCCTGGGCCCGGTCACGCACGCCGAGCTTGCGGAACAGCCGCCGGGCGTGGGTCTTGACCGTGTCCTCCGACAGGTAGAGCTCGCGGCCGATCTGGCCGTTGCTCTTGCCCTGGCTCATGCCGCGCAGCACCTGGAGCTCGCGCTCGGTGAGCTGCACGCCAGGGTCCGTCGGTGCACGGGGCGTCGGCACGGCCGTGCTCGCCAGCGTGTGCGCGAGCGCGGCGACCAGCTCGGGGCGCGACGCGTCCCAACGCAGGTAGCCGCGCGCACCACCGGCGATCGCGGCAGCGATGCTGCCCGCGTCGTCGGGGGCGCCGAAGACGATGACGTTGGCTTGCGGATGGGCGGCGACAAGCCGCCGCGTGGCTTCGACCCCAGTGGGCACCGCACGCTGGGTACCGACCAGAACCACGTCGACCGGCTGGCGGGAGAACCTCGCCAGCAACTCGTCCCCGTGCGCAACGCAATCGATCCGGTGCACCCCCGGCACCGCGGACATCACGCGGGTCAGGCCTTCGCGGACGCTGCGACGATCGTCGCAGATGAGTACCGTCGTCACGACGATTCCTTCCTGCAGCTTCCTGCAGCCGGGTGATGTGTCACCCCCCTCATCGGCGGGTGACCAGCTCACCTTGACACGATCAGGGCGGTTTGTGCCCTCCATTCGGGAGTGTTGCGCCAAGTGGCACTCGTCATGTGGGTGACGTAGGACCGAACGGAGTAGCTAGGTTACCGGCAGCTGAGCAAGGTGGCCCGGACCCTCCCTCATCAGGCGCCTCCCAACCGGGTCACATCGGCCCAGGATGACGCTCACCGTGGCCGTTCCGGCGTGTCGTCGGCGTGGCGCGTCGCTCGGCAGGCCGTTTGCCGACCGCTGCGCCGTTCGGGCGGCGGCGTCGTTTGCTGTCGAGACTCCGTTCGGGGCCTGTTCGAGCACATCCGCCGCGGCGTACCGGGCGGGCCAGACGAGGGGTAGCAGCCCGGCCCGATCGGCGGCGTCGCCCGCCGAGTCGAGCTCGGCGAGCAACTCGCCGGTTCCGCCGCCCGCAACCGCGCGCGCGACGGCGTGGACGATCCGCGACTTCAGCTCGTGCCGCAGCGATCCGCGGGCCTGCGCGAGCTCGAGCGCCTCCCGGGCGGGCGCAACCGCCGCCGTTGCGTCGCCGCGCAGCAGCGCGAGCTCCGCGCGTACCCAGCCGAGCCGGACCGCCGGACGCCATGCAGGGTGGCCGCGCATCGCATCGGCCGCGGTGTCGAGCAGCCGCTGCGCCTGGCCCACCGCACCGGTCCCGACCGCATCAGCGGCCAGCCCCACCAGCGCATCGACGCGCGCGGCGAGCGCGTCCGTCCCCTCGGCGTCGGGCGGCTCGGGCGGCGCCGCTGCCGCGCGCCGCAGCCCGACGGCGTCGAGCCTGCGGGCCGCGGCGTGCCCACCGAGCTGCCGGCGATGAGACGCGAGCGTGACGGCGGCGTGCGCCGCGACCGCGGGTGACACCCCGGGCGCGGCCAGCAGGTCGTCGAGGACGGCGGCGGCCGCCGCGTACCGGCCCTGGCCGCCGAGGGCGACCGCCACCAGCCACCGGTCGAGGTCCGGCATGCCCGGACGCACGCGCACGGCAGCGCCGGGGTGGGCGCCGAACGCGGCGGCACGGAGCACGTGGTTCACACGAGGACCGCGTCGCAAGCCGGCCCTATACCGACGAACGGCCCTCCCGTCGGATGGGTACCGACAGGAGGGCCGTTCGTAGGGGTGGTGGTCTCGATACGGGCCGGCGCCGGGGCGCCGGCCCTACTCGACCACCGTGAGGGGCTCAGTGGCCGTGACCGTGCCCGTGGCCGTGGCCGCCCGCTGCGGGCGCCGGGGCCTCCGGCTTGTCGACGACCGAGCTCTCGGTGGTGAGCACCATCCGGGCGATCGACGCGGCGTTCACCACGGCGGACCGGGTGACCTTGACCGGGTCGACCACGCCGTCGGCCATCAGGTCGCCGTAGGTGAGGGCGGCGGCGTTGAAGCCCTGGCCCCACTCCAGCTCCGCGACCTTGCCGACGACGACCGCGCCCTCCTGGCCACCGTTGGCGGCGATCCAGAACAGCGGCGCGCTGAGCGCCTTGCGCACGATGGTGACGCCCGTTGCCTCGTCACCGGTGAGACCGAGGCCGTCATCGAGGGCCTTGGCGGCCTGTACCAGCGCCGAACCACCGCCGGGGACGATGCCCTCCTCGACAGCGGCCCGCGTGGCCGACACTGCGTCCTCGATGCGGTGCTTGCGCTCCTTGAGGGCCGTCTCGGTAGCGGCACCGGCCTTGATGACGGCAACGCCGCCGGAGAGCTTGGCCAGCCGCTCCTGCAGCTTCTCGCGGTCCCAGTCCGAGTCGGTGTTCTCGATCTCGTTCTTGAGCTGCGTGATTCGCCCGTCGATGGCGTCCTTGGCACCGGCACCCTCGACGAGGGTGGTGTTGTCCTTGGTGACCACGACACGCCGGACGCGCCCGAGGAGGTCCAGCCCGGCCTCGGACAGCTTGAGGCCGACCTCCGGCTTGATGACCGTGGCGCCGGTGGCGACCGCGAGGTCGTCCATGAACGCCTTGCGCCGGTCACCGAAGAACGGGGACTTCACCGCGGCGACCTTGATGGTCTTGCGGATCGAGTTGACCACGAGGGTGGACAGCGCCTCGCCCTCGACGTCCTCCGCGACGATCAGCAGCGGCTTGCCCTCGCCGAGCACCTTCTCCAGCAGCGGGAGGAGGTCGGCGATCGCACCGATCTTCTCCTGGTGCAGCAGGATGTAGGCGTCCTCGAGCACGGCCTCCATCGACTCGGCGTCGGTGACGAAGTACGGCGAGAGGTAGCCCTTGTCGAACTGCAGGCCCTCGGTGATCTCCAGCTCGGTGGCGAGCGTGGAGCCCTCCTCGACGGTGATGACGCCGTCGATGCCGACCTTCTCGAGCGCCTCGCTGATCAGCGCGCCGATCTCCTCCTCGCGGGAGGCGATGGTGCCGACCTGCGCGATGGCCTTCCCCTCGACGGGGATGGCCTTCTCCTTGAGCACCTCGGCCACCTTCTCGGCGGCGAGCGAGATGCCCTTGCCGAGCGCGGTGGGGTTGGCGCCTGCCGCGACGTTGCGCAGCCCCGCCGCCACCATCGCCTGGGCGAGCACGGTGGCGGTGGTGGTTCCGTCACCGGCGACGTCGTTCGTCTTGGTGGCGACGGTCTTCGCGAGCTGGGCACCCAGGTTCTCGAACGGGTCTTCCAGGTCGATCTCGCGGGCGATGGTGACGCCGTCGTTGGTGACGGTCGGACCACCGAACTTCTTGTCCAGCACGACGTGACGACCGCGCGGGCCGAGGGTGACCTTGACCGCGTCGGCCAGCTGGTTCACCCCGCGCTCCAGCGCCCGGCGCGCCGTCTCGTCGAAGCTGATCTGCTTCGGCATGCCTGCCTCTCTCTTCAGCTCTCAGCCGAACACGCCGCCGCCCCGGCGGCCCGCTCGGTCGAGGGACCACCGGGGCGGCGGCGACACGGAGTGGTGGATCAGTTGACGACCGCGAGCACGTCGCGGGCGGAGAGGATGAGGTACTCCTCGCCGTTGTACTTGACCTCGGTGCCGCCGTACTTCGAGTAGATGACGACGTCGCCGACGCTCACGTCGAGCGGGACGCGGTTGCCGTTGTCGTCGATGCGACCCGGTCCGACCGCGAGGACCTTGCCCTCCTGGGGCTTCTCCTTGGCCGTGTCCGGGATGACGATGCCGGACGCGGTGGTGGTCTCGGCCTCGCTGGCCTGGACGACGATCTTGTCCTCGAGCGGCTTGATGTTCGCCACTTGATGACCTCCCCTTCCTGGGGTGCATGCACTCGCTGAATGGGTTCTGGTGGACAGCGCGCGGGCGCCCCGTCGTCGCGGGTGCCGGAGCGTCCGGGCCGTTCCGCTGGCACTCTACCCATGAGAGTGCCAACGCTCAACGCCGACACCCTTGCCGCGTCTGCGCTCCGTCGCCGCTGCTCGTAGGCTTGCCGACCATGGTGAAGATCGGCTCGAGCGACCTCGACGTCACCCGGCTGTGCCTCGGCGGCAACGTCTTCGGCTGGACGGCCGACCGCGATACGTCCTTCGCCGTGCTCGATGCGTACGTCGCCGCCGGCGGGAACTTCGTCGACACCGCCGACTCCTACTTCTGGCGCGCGCCGGGCAACTCCGGCGGCGAGTCCGAGGCGCTCATCGGGGAGTGGATGGACTCCCGCGGCAACCGCGACGCGGTTGTCGTCGCCACGAAGGTGGGTTCGTGGCCGGAGCGCAAGGGGCTGTCCGCGAAGAACATCGCCGAGGCGGTCGAGGACTCGCTCCGACGGCTGCGCACCGACTACATCGACCTCTACTACGCGCACCGCGACGACCCCGACACCGCGCAGGAGGAGACCGCCGACGCGTTCGACGCGCTCGTGCGAGCCGGCAAGGTGCGCGCGATCGGTGCCTCCAACTTCACGACGGAGCGCCTCCGGTCGGCGCTGGAGATCTCCGCACGGGACGGCCTCGCCTCCTACGTGGCGCTACAGCCGCACTACAACCTCATGGAACGCGCGGAGTACGAGAACGCGCTCGCTCCGCTCGTCGAGAGCGAGGGCCTCGCCTGCATGCCGTACTACGCGCTCGCGAAGGGCTTCCTCACCGGCAAGTACCGGCCCGACACCCCGGTCGAGAGCCAGCGCTCCGAGGGAGCGCTCGCCTACCTCGACGACCGCGGCCGCGCGGTGCTCGCCGTGCTGGACGAGATCGCGGCCGGCCACCGGGTCCCCGTTCCGGCCGTCGCGCTCGCCTGGCTCGCCGGCCAGCCCACCGTCACCGCGCCGATTGCGAGCGCCCGTACCCCCGAGCAGCTGGACGCGCTGCTGCCGATGCTGGGCCTGCGGCTCACGGACGATGAGCTACGACTGCTCGCCCACGTCTCGGCGTAGTGTCCCGACGCTCTGTGGAGCGCGTCGCTCGCTGCACCACTGCCACGCCCGCGAGCGTGATGGCCAGGCCGGCCAACGTCTGCGGCTCCAGCGGCTGCCCGAGTACCGGAACGGCGAGTACTGCAGTCACCGGCGGAACGAGGTAGAGCAGCCCGCTGACCGCCGCCGCCGTGCCCCTGCGCAGCAGCACGAAGAGCAGCACGAAGCCGACGCTAGTTCGCGGAGCTGACCGTCCTCGACCCGACCGGCTGACGGGCTCGCACACCGACTCCGTGCCCACATCAACCGAGGTCGGTGTGGACGCGGAAGTCGATGTGCGAGCGGCCACCGCCGTCAGACCGGCTCCGCCCAGACGATGAGATTGTCCTCGTAGCTGCGCAGCCTTGCGTCGAACGGGCCACCGCAGGTGATCAGTGCGAGCCGCCGCTTCCCATCGGTGTCGAAGAGCTCGGCAGGCAGCTGCGACTTGGTCACCTGCTGGGTGTCGGTCACTTCGAACCTCCACGGGTTGCCCAGACCGTCGACGACCGTGATCCGGTCCCCCGCGCCCATGTCCTTCAGCTTCGCGAAGACGCCGAGCCCCGCCACCGCCGAGTCGACGTGACCGGCGATCAGCGTGGTGCCGCGGGGCGCACCCATGGGGGAGCTGCCGATCCACCAGCCGAGCTTCGAGATGTCCTCCGGAACGGCGAGGAAGCCGTCATCGGCGACGTCGGCAAGGGCCACCGGCGCCGGCGATGCACCTTCGAGCTCCACGGTCGCCGGTGGCACTTGGGCCACGTCCTCGGCCGCCGACGGAGTCGACGGAGCCCCGCTCTCGGTGGCCACCGGCGCGCTGGGCAGTGGTGGAGCCGATCCAGCAGCGGGGAGCGAGCCGCACGCCGTCAGGAACACGGCCAGCAGCATCGCCGTGACCGCCGCCGCCCCACCGCCCGGACGGATCCGGGTGGCGGGGCGGCGAAGCGTGCCGTCGATCATCGGGTGCGGTCGGCCCGGCGCCGCATGAAAAGCGCTCCACCGGACGCGAGGAGGACGAGCGCGCCGCAGACGGCGACCGAGGTACCGGCCCAGCCGTCGTCCGCGGCCTGCCCGCCGGTGCCGGTGTTGATCACGTCGGGCTTGTCGGGGTCGCCCGTGAGCTGGCCGCGTGCAACGCCTGACGGCGGCTGGAAGCTGTCGGAGTGAACGTTGAGGTACCAGTTCTCCGGGTTGTTGATGATCCGTTCCGCAAGGCCGGGATCGATCTCCACGGTGGCAGACGTGCCGTCGTTGATCGCGTCGTTGTCGAGTGTGACGACGACGTCGCCGTTTTCGCCCTTGGCGCCGCGGTGGATATGACCTGCGGTGATGGTTTCGCTGTTGCCGCTGACACTGACCGTGTAGTTCAACTCCCCATCGGTGTTGAGCTGGAAGCTGCCGGTGACCTTCGCTCCGTCCTCGCCGCTGCCGGCCGGCACCTCTTGCTCGCCGGAGCCCGACACGCTGAGCGTGACCCAGTCGGACTGTGCGGACGCGATCGAGGTGAAGCCGAGCAGTCCTGCCGCGCTGAGCGCGGTGAGCACCGCGGCAGTGCTGAGCAGACGTCGAAACCTCATCAAAGCTCCTTCGGTGGGGAAAGCGGCCATCTCGACCGCACCGATATCCCCCACACGGTCGCTCTGCCGGATTGGTTCACGGCATTCGCCGCTTTCGACCCGGTTCCAGTTCGCCGACTCAGAAGCGCCGTTCGGCGCATTCCGCGCAAAGGAGCAGATTCGAGTGGGCCATTCGGCCGATGCGCGACTCCTCGCTCACACCCACATCGGTCCCGACAATCGCATGCAGTCGGTGTGCGTCCGGAGTGGACGTGCAACACCGCGCAGGGCGTCAGCCCACCAGCACCTCGGTGACCGGCAGCGACGAGTCCGCCGGCAGGTCGGCGCGGCTCGGCTTCGCGCCTGCCGCGAACAGGTGGGCGCCCAGCGCTGCCACCATCGCCCCGTTGTCCGTGCACAGGCCGGGGCGGGGCACCCGCAGCCGGATGCCGGCGGCGGCACAGCGTTCCTCGGCCAGCACGCGCAGCCGCGAGTTGGCCGCCACCCCTCCACCGAGCAACAACGTCTCCATTCCGCGCTCGCGGGCCGCGCGCACGGCCTTGGCCGTCAGCACGTCGACCACGGATTCCTGGAAGCTCGCTGCCACGTCGGCCACCGGAACCGGGGTGCCGGCCCGTTCGAGGGCCTCGACGTGGCGCGCGACGGCCGTCTTCAGCCCGGAGAAGGAAAAGTCGAACGGTGCGTCCCGCGGGCCGGTGAGGCCGCGGGGGAACGCGATCGCGGCGGGGTCGCCGTCGCGGGCAACGCGGTCGATGTGCGGCCCACCGGGGAACGGCAGCCCGAGCAGGCGCGCGACCTTGTCGAACGCCTCGCCCGCCGCGTCGTCGATCGTGGCGCCGAGCGGGGTGACCGGGCCGGCGAGGTCGGGCACGTCGAGGAGGCTCGAGTGCCCGCCGGAGACGAGCAGCGCGAGACACGGTGGCAACGGGCCGTGCTGCAGCGTGTCGACGGCGACGTGTGCGGCCAGGTGGTTCACCCCGTACAGCGGCACATCCCACGCGGCGGCGTAGGCCTTCGCGGCTGCGACGCCGACGAGCAGGGCGCCGGTGAGCCCCGGGCCAGCCGTGACCGCGACAGCCTCGACGTCCCGGCCGGTCACGCCCGCGGTGGTGAGCGCGCGGTGCACGGCGGGCACCATCGCCTGCAGGTGCGCCCGCGACGCCACCTCGGGCACCACGCCACCGAACCGCGCGTGCTCGTCCACCGAGGAGGCCACTTCGTTGGCGAGCAGCTCCACCCCGCCCGCGTCGTCGAGCCGCACCACGCCGACGCCCGTCTCGTCGCAGGACGTCTCGATCCCCAGGACGATCATGCTCCGCGCTCCCGCCGCATCGTGTACGCGTCCGCGCCGCTGGGCCGGTAGTAGCGCTTGCGCAGGCCGATGACCGTGAAGCCCTCTGCCTCGTAGAGCGCCCGCGCGGCCTCGTTGTCGGTGCGGACCTCGAGGAACACGGTGGCGCCCAGCTCGTCGGCCACCGTGAGCAGCCCGCGCAACAGCGCGCGGCCGATGCCGCGACGCTGGTGGGCGGGGTCGACGCCGATCGTGTGGATCTCCGCCTCGGCCTGCGGGGGCCCGGCCACGAACCCGAGCCCCGCGTACCCGACGAGCAGCTCCCCGTCCCGCGCGGCCAGGTACGGGTGGCCGGCCGCCAGCTCGTCGCGGAACGCGCGCTCGCTCCACGGGTCGTCGCCGGGGAAGAGCAGCCGCTCCAGCTCTGCGCAGCGCGCCGCGTCCTTCTCACGCAGCGCGTCGATCTGCACCGAGCTATTGGGCGCCGGGGCCGGCATCAGGCGCTCACCCGCTTGCGGGTGCCGGGCTCCACGGCGTCGGGGCGGCGCAGGTACAGCGGCACGAGCGGGTCCGGCGCCGTGCCCGCACGCAGGACTGGTGCCGCCACGGCGACGAGCCCGGTGGGCGACGGCGACTCCGGCGGGCGCACCGGCAGCCCCACCGACGGAGCCGACCCGCCCGCCGCGGCCACCGCCCCGAGCTCACGCGCCCGCTCGGCCACCGCGGCCGGGGCTTGGACGTGCGGTCCGTCGACCCGCGCCCCGGACTCGTCGTACGCGGCCCAGTAGAACTCGCGGCGCCGCGCGTCCGTGACGACGACGAGCGGGCCTTCGCCTGCCGCGTCGACCGCGATCGCGTCGAGCGAGCACACGCCGTGCACCGGAACACCGAGCGCGTCACCCAGGGCCGCGGCGGTGACCATGCCGACCCGCAACCCGGTGAACGGGCCCGGTCCCGTCCCCACGACCACGGCGTCGACGCCGCGCAACGTCGTGCCGGCGTCGCCGCACACCGCCTGCACGGCCGGCATCAACAGCTCGGCGTGCTTGCGGGCGTCATGCTCCACGCGCGCGGCCCGCAGCAGGACGGCGTCAGCGGTCAGCTCGACGACACCCGCGGTGACGGCGGGCGTGGCGGTGTCGATGGCCAGGACCAGCACACACCTGAGCCTACGAGA encodes:
- a CDS encoding aldo/keto reductase — its product is MVKIGSSDLDVTRLCLGGNVFGWTADRDTSFAVLDAYVAAGGNFVDTADSYFWRAPGNSGGESEALIGEWMDSRGNRDAVVVATKVGSWPERKGLSAKNIAEAVEDSLRRLRTDYIDLYYAHRDDPDTAQEETADAFDALVRAGKVRAIGASNFTTERLRSALEISARDGLASYVALQPHYNLMERAEYENALAPLVESEGLACMPYYALAKGFLTGKYRPDTPVESQRSEGALAYLDDRGRAVLAVLDEIAAGHRVPVPAVALAWLAGQPTVTAPIASARTPEQLDALLPMLGLRLTDDELRLLAHVSA
- a CDS encoding EamA family transporter, with translation MAARTSTSASTPTSVDVGTESVCEPVSRSGRGRSAPRTSVGFVLLFVLLRRGTAAAVSGLLYLVPPVTAVLAVPVLGQPLEPQTLAGLAITLAGVAVVQRATRSTERRDTTPRRGRAVVAHRP
- a CDS encoding class F sortase, which codes for MIDGTLRRPATRIRPGGGAAAVTAMLLAVFLTACGSLPAAGSAPPLPSAPVATESGAPSTPSAAEDVAQVPPATVELEGASPAPVALADVADDGFLAVPEDISKLGWWIGSSPMGAPRGTTLIAGHVDSAVAGLGVFAKLKDMGAGDRITVVDGLGNPWRFEVTDTQQVTKSQLPAELFDTDGKRRLALITCGGPFDARLRSYEDNLIVWAEPV
- a CDS encoding CHRD domain-containing protein; translated protein: MLTALSAAGLLGFTSIASAQSDWVTLSVSGSGEQEVPAGSGEDGAKVTGSFQLNTDGELNYTVSVSGNSETITAGHIHRGAKGENGDVVVTLDNDAINDGTSATVEIDPGLAERIINNPENWYLNVHSDSFQPPSGVARGQLTGDPDKPDVINTGTGGQAADDGWAGTSVAVCGALVLLASGGALFMRRRADRTR
- the tsaD gene encoding tRNA (adenosine(37)-N6)-threonylcarbamoyltransferase complex transferase subunit TsaD, translated to MIVLGIETSCDETGVGVVRLDDAGGVELLANEVASSVDEHARFGGVVPEVASRAHLQAMVPAVHRALTTAGVTGRDVEAVAVTAGPGLTGALLVGVAAAKAYAAAWDVPLYGVNHLAAHVAVDTLQHGPLPPCLALLVSGGHSSLLDVPDLAGPVTPLGATIDDAAGEAFDKVARLLGLPFPGGPHIDRVARDGDPAAIAFPRGLTGPRDAPFDFSFSGLKTAVARHVEALERAGTPVPVADVAASFQESVVDVLTAKAVRAARERGMETLLLGGGVAANSRLRVLAEERCAAAGIRLRVPRPGLCTDNGAMVAALGAHLFAAGAKPSRADLPADSSLPVTEVLVG
- the rimI gene encoding ribosomal protein S18-alanine N-acetyltransferase; its protein translation is MPAPAPNSSVQIDALREKDAARCAELERLLFPGDDPWSERAFRDELAAGHPYLAARDGELLVGYAGLGFVAGPPQAEAEIHTIGVDPAHQRRGIGRALLRGLLTVADELGATVFLEVRTDNEAARALYEAEGFTVIGLRKRYYRPSGADAYTMRRERGA
- the tsaB gene encoding tRNA (adenosine(37)-N6)-threonylcarbamoyltransferase complex dimerization subunit type 1 TsaB, which encodes MLVLAIDTATPAVTAGVVELTADAVLLRAARVEHDARKHAELLMPAVQAVCGDAGTTLRGVDAVVVGTGPGPFTGLRVGMVTAAALGDALGVPVHGVCSLDAIAVDAAGEGPLVVVTDARRREFYWAAYDESGARVDGPHVQAPAAVAERARELGAVAAAGGSAPSVGLPVRPPESPSPTGLVAVAAPVLRAGTAPDPLVPLYLRRPDAVEPGTRKRVSA